Genomic DNA from Pseudomonas fluorescens:
CCGAGGCAGTGGTGATGTTGTCGTCTTCGACGGTCAGGCTGTCGAAGCGATAGAACACTTCCCAGGCACCGATGGATTTGTTCTGAGGTTTGATCGCGTCAAACTTGCCGACTTTATAACCACGGGACTCGCCGGTAAGGGTGTACGCGCCCTGTACGTAGAAGCCATGGCCTTTGATGTCTTCGAAACCATCGGCATCAGCCTTGGTCTTGCGAGTGATGTATTCGCCCTGGATCGACGCAGGCCCCATGGCGAAAGCGGCTTCCAGGCCGAAGGCGGTGTCGCGGTCGTACGAACCGGCTGGCGAGTTGTTCGCGCCGCCCAGTACCGGACGGTTGCCGTTAGGGCCGGCGTCGTTGCCACCCAGGGTTTCAACGCCACGCATGCCCAGGCGGGAGCGATAACGCGCATCGAAGACGGTGTCGGAGACGTCGCGCGAAGCCACGTTCACACCGAAGTGCAGCACGTTGCCAGCATCGTGCATTGGCGCGAATACGAAGCGACCGTTGACTTGCTTGACGCTGTCGCCGTCGGTGTCGTCGGTGTCTTTGCTGAATACACCGGCCGAGGCATAGAACGAATCGGCGAAGGTGCTGGAGGCTTGCAGGCCCAGGCCGTTCTGATGGCTGTTCGTCCAGTCGATCAGGTCGTAAGCGGCGTTACGCTCAGGTGCAGTGACCCACTTGGAGCTGGTGGCTTTTTCCAGGCCGAAGTCGGGGTCGAAGCGACCCACCTTGATCGAAACCGGC
This window encodes:
- a CDS encoding OprO/OprP family phosphate-selective porin, which gives rise to MIRKHFAGVAASALAMAVTAQAFAGTVTTDGADIVVKTKGGLEVATTDKEFSFKLGGRLQADYSQFDGIYTDNGNSADAAYIRRAFLELSGVLYTDWAYTINYDMSHNSGDSDNGYFDEASLAYNGFKPVSIKVGRFDPDFGLEKATSSKWVTAPERNAAYDLIDWTNSHQNGLGLQASSTFADSFYASAGVFSKDTDDTDGDSVKQVNGRFVFAPMHDAGNVLHFGVNVASRDVSDTVFDARYRSRLGMRGVETLGGNDAGPNGNRPVLGGANNSPAGSYDRDTAFGLEAAFAMGPASIQGEYITRKTKADADGFEDIKGHGFYVQGAYTLTGESRGYKVGKFDAIKPQNKSIGAWEVFYRFDSLTVEDDNITTASATRDVGDAEAKVHNLGVNWYANEAVKISAAYIKAKTDKVTNANGDDDGDGFVMRAQYVF